A part of Micromonospora chersina genomic DNA contains:
- a CDS encoding SRPBCC family protein, which yields MLSSDSFSYTVQARCTRADAVALLGDLSRQGELHPLIVRVRQLPPRPGALASYAITDRLELGPLHFPVTYQADVLIANEDEVVTVARQQPATTVRNHTRLRDEPDGVVRIDVEITLSAPAPLFGYAFRQARAAHLGLASRLGATLEGRAA from the coding sequence TTGCTCAGCAGCGACAGCTTCAGCTACACCGTGCAGGCCCGTTGCACCCGGGCGGACGCGGTGGCCCTTCTCGGTGACCTGAGCCGGCAGGGCGAGCTGCATCCGCTGATCGTGCGGGTCCGCCAACTGCCGCCCCGCCCGGGCGCGCTGGCCAGCTACGCGATCACCGACCGGCTGGAGCTCGGCCCGCTGCACTTCCCGGTCACCTACCAGGCCGACGTGCTGATCGCCAACGAGGACGAGGTGGTCACCGTGGCCCGGCAGCAGCCGGCCACCACGGTGCGCAACCACACCCGGCTGCGTGACGAGCCCGACGGGGTGGTGCGGATCGACGTGGAGATCACCCTCTCCGCCCCCGCGCCGCTGTTCGGGTACGCCTTCCGGCAGGCCCGGGCGGCCCACCTCGGCCTGGCGAGCCGGCTCGGCGCCACCCTGGAGGGGCGGGCGGCCTGA